The DNA window TCCTCGCTCAGAATGGATTTGATCGACAGATTCAGGGCGACACTGTTGTTGAAGCTGGCCTCCGAAATGGTGTCGTCGGCGAGGATGCCATTGCTAGCCAGATCCGGGGCGAGGTCCacctcgtcctcgtcgtcgAAGCTGAACGCTGCGCGAGAGGATCGGTTCCAATAGCTTTCGCTGTCCAATTGCAGGTCCATTGTTATTATTCGTTATCAATTgttatgttttattttgttaCTACCAGTGTGGCTGCGCTAATGAATCTACCGTTTAGTGCATATACATGGTCGCACTATTTTCGgctattcaaatatttaaaaatagttttagtGAAATCCGTTATGAAAAAGCTGTTGATTGCTTATAATCTGCGTTGAATCAAACGATTGACACACAAAATAAAGCAATTTAGAATTTAGAACTTCTTCCTAAATTGGCTAGAAACGGGAACGCATTTGATTTGTGCAATAAACTAGCAACGGCTAATTCAGCAGCACATCAAGTTTCATCATAAACTCTTTTCGCTTTCTTTTATTCATAAATTGGCTTTTAATGAACctaaaagtttttattattgtgTACGAGATTAAATGCGCGTAGATTTTTTCACTTTAAGCGAGAAAGCATTTACTTGCACATTTTTATGCGTCTTTCATGGGTGCCAACTGCTAAAATAGTGAAACTGCTCGAATCAAGTACGTTGCATTACTTTGACTTATTCAAGACCTGGTCTAGCCAGGGATACAAGGCATCGAGGCGGGAGTAAACGCCCGGCTTGTCCGCCAGGGCGCACCCCACTCCCCACGACACGATCCCCACCAGCTGCTCCCTCACCGACAAGGGTCCACCGGAGTCCATCTGGCAGGCATCTGTGCCGCCCTTGAGGTAGCCCGCACAGAGCATGCGATCCGTCACAGTTTTACCAAGTAGGTTCCTGCAGGCGGTCTGATTCACGATCGGCACTCGGGCATATCTCAGTCTGTCCGAGGGAGGACCATTCATGGACTTGAATCCCCAGCCGGCAATGGTGGCATAGGTGCCGTCGGCTACTCTCTCGGGATTTATGGGAATGGCCTTAACCTACAGAGCAAATTGTTGAACTAACTCATCTTAGCTGAGAGTATTTCAAACCTTTCTAGATAGCGTTAGGTTCTTGGTCAACCTGATGACACCGATGTCATAGTCCATGGTCTTGGGATTGAACTTCTCGTGGGTTTGCAGGTCAGCGACCGAGAACAGTTCCCCATCTTTCCGGTAGCGCGACGTTCCGCCGACCTTAACTTTCAGCAGGCGATGCGGGACTCCGGTTAGACAATGGGCAGCCGTTAGGATGGTGTGGTTATTTATTATGGAGCCGCCACAATGGTGGATGCCGTACAGTTGGATGGACACTATGTACGGAATGTTGGCGATATCGGCTGGGAAGCCACCGACTATGCGTGGATCTGGGCGACTCTCCAGAGATAGACACCCAGAAGCCTGGAGGAGAAGCAATTGCCACCATAACTTGTACATCATTCGCAGTTAAACGGAGAAAGAATCGCTTTAGAGTAGGAATGTGCGGTCTTTGGATCGCAACTTAAGTACGGAAGAACGTGAAAAATAATGAGAAAAAGCATTTCAATAAGTGCCCATTACTTTGTAATTAGGAAGAGGTTTCGTTTATCTCGCAACTGTCTTGAAAAGAAGATTTCAGCTTCGCCGACAGACAGAATATATATGTAACTAAACTCCGTTCGTGCCGTCAGTTATTAAGAGACGGACtaattgaagttcaaaatAGTTCAAATGCCAGGAAAGAATGGACTTATGGATCAAATTAGGGTATACTTGGTAGCTTGAGGTGCTCCAAGGGTAAGTGGCCTCGCATCTGCCATGAATCATCTTTCAATAACTAGGGCTTTCTTTGGTCCGATTCTTCTCGctgtttaaaaatgtatatctCTTCAATAGCATTAATGGCCAAATCTGGCCTCCACTCATCTATTATTTGCCCAATTTGTTATCAAAGCACGACCCGTTTCTCGGCGAACGGACTCTCGGCAACTGATTTGCATTGGCTTGACCCATAAATTTGGAAATCAAACACCGTTTGATGGGCAATTCTAGCGCTGGTCTGGCATACTGGCATATCCACGTCGAAAGCGCTGTCCCCGCCAATAACGTGGGCTATTCGAGATCGGCAGATATCACTGATCTCCAGCCAGTGGGATGGGAATGGGGGATGGGGGCTAGTCGAAATGGAGTAAAAGTAAACACCGAACCTAAGCCCACACAAATTGTTATGGTGGATTTGGCCTAAGCCGATTAGGCTAGAATGGGAGAAAATGGGTGACGAGCGATTTCACGCGGCACCTGCGTACGTACCTTCCTCACTCCCAACTCCTCACTTCTCATTAGTGAAAGTGAAAAATAGTAAAAGCGCAAGCGACAGTTATAAGCCAAAACCCATTGTTACGCGTGGCTTTTCTGGCGGCCCTGGGCGCTAACAGGCCCATAAGAAAATTATTCGAGGAGCCATAATGCCAACTTTATATGTTACCAATGTTAGGAACAGGCCCAAAGAGAGCCGAAGAGCGCAGACAGGTGCACATTGTTCTCGATCGTTGACCGCAATCACCATGGTTGCATCCCCAACACGTTCGAGTTCGGAGTGTAGAGATCCCGCCACAGGTGATACCtcaccatcaccatcgccATCACCAAGCACGAGTGTGTTTACCATGCTAACAATTTCTTTCTGTTTGAGGTTCTCTCGGCAGCGAGCATCATCCACATCCATCGCCCCGAGACTTTCTTTTGCAAGAATTCCACTTCCACGACGAACTGTGTCCCGCTCTCTCGCGCCTTCTCTCTTTCTTCGCCAGCCAAGCTGCTCCCAGAACTTCTTTATCTAATTTTTATAACAAGTCACTCGGCGGCGTGGAAGACTTCAGTTCTGCGGCGACCATCGAATGGTCAAGTTCGGTGCTCCCTTGTTCCCACTGCGAAAGATCTTGGGCTGCGAAAGTGTTTTGTGACTAGGCTGAAATTCGGGAAAGACTCAGGCAACTTGTTAATTAGGTAATTGTTTGgcgatatggatatggatatgacTATGAATATGGACATTGAAACGAAGAAGTTGGGATGCCTCACATCATGAGTAATGATGTGGGAACAGAGCTGCGCTTCTTCCACCTCCGATCGAACCGCTACTCAGCAGATGCAGACCCGATGCACCGACTGAGGAATAACTAAGAAAAATCTGAACAAAAAACGTTAACCGGTTTACTTAAACGGCAGTGATCGGACTGACGGATGACTATGCCTAAGCCAGCGTTGAAAAACGGAGACAATCATTCTGAAAAAGTGAACTGCAAAAACGCAGCAAGCTGAGAAAAACTGTGCAGAATGCAAAAGACTCAAAAGACTGCAGCCCCAGTTACATATACGTTCTTCGCGATTCTTCGCCACTCCTCACAATTCTTCAAGGTTCTGCAGCCAGTCTGTGGCTTCCGTCAAAACATTAGGACGTCCGTCATGGAATGGGATTTCCCCACCGACGGATGCCTACTTCTTGGCCAAATTCTGAGATACTCACGCATATTGGCAGAAATCTCAGAGTCAGTGAATCCTAAGAGCTGGAAATTAGCACAGTAGTTCGTTAGCGGTCCCGTGATTATCCCACGAATCCCAAATTGGCCACATTCGAAGTTtcggcaaatggaaaattaatcTAACAGTGTGATACCTGCCGTTAAAATTTTGGCAGGCTTTAGTCACCGGAGAAATGAAGTCATTAACACATTCAGAATGGTGAAAGTTTTCACCTTTGGCGCGGTCCCTCTCGAAGATCGGATTTCTATTGACGCTTGGCAGATCGTTTAATTACATCATGCACCTGGAATTGGGCTGAATGTGAATGGAGCCGAAGTCGGTCAGAAGGGGTGTAGACGCTCTTCGACATAAAAAAAGCCCAAAAGCGCTGTAAGGTCGCAGAAACAAAGGCagttaaataaaagaaaaagttcGAAAGTGCTAAACAGTTAACAAGTGCTGATTGGCCCAAAACAGTGAACCCAAAAGCGTTATTGTGATGTGTGATTGATTGATCTAGATAGTAGTAGCATATGCACAAAGCGGCATATTGAAGAGAAGTATTCTTTACACTTAGTTATTGTTATAAAAAGTCTGTTTCTGCAAGGTGGATTCATCTAATCTCGCCCTACCTTTGTTACCAATTTGAAAGTACCATGCAGACTATGATGACTAACCCATTTCTCTAGTTAGAAAAGAGGAGTTCCAAGGTCCCTACTCTTACTGCCCATCCACGCATAGTTGGCCTATCCcccattttcctttttgtagACTTCGcagtagccgaaacccactgtGGTTGGGAGAACGCTTAGTGGGGCCCCGCATTCTTGGCCCCGCAGAAACTACGAGCATTTAACAGTAATTTGGGCAATAAACGACTGTTCGCACTAATCGATTGTGATCAGCGACACAGTTAGGCGGCGCTGTTTCCTTGGGGTGTTCATGTCGATGCCCCATACCCACTGGATACCGGttgggtttcggtttcggtttgggattgggattgggattgggttgGGGCTCGACCTGATCGCTGCGGGCGCAGCACCCATACCCATCTAGCTATGTAGCCATGTAGCCATGTACATGCATGTGTCTATGGTCGGCAGAAACAGCTTTTGACGATAATCATTGACCCAATTCTTCTGCCGCTTTCTACAAGATTTTTGTACAATAACATGGTCATGGACTCGTTATAATGCAGCTTCCTGAGTGGCCATTCTTTACATGGCACTGCCGAATGCCGATTGCCGAACGCTGTATGGTCATGTGCACCGGACCCCGACATATTCGTATTCATGCCATTCCGGGCCAGAATCCACGGAGGAAAGGAAAAACATAAAGCAGAATTCAAAAGTCTTTCAAGCATTTTATCTCTAATTAAGTACGGCTCGTTTTGAACGCTGCAGGGTTTATGAATCATGAATCACCCGGGTGAATTAACGGTACGTTTCTAAATATCATCTCGAAAGAATGGAGCAGCTCGGTTTTGGGTGGAACGTCGGAACGTCGCCACAGCGGATTAGTGTGTCTGGTGCGTCGGCAGTcatgcgtttcctacatacCAGCTATCCGAATCCGTATGCCATCCTATCCGTATTTATTACCCACCGATGTTTCTGCACACATGGGTATTCATGAGAACTCTGATGGAATAACTGTGCAGCTAGCCAGCTTGGAACTATGTACATATTTCTCTTAATACAGTTATCATGGTAATAAGTCATGCTTCAAGTGGGTTCCTAACGAGATACTCGCCAATGGCAATTACGCGGCTCGAAAGCCAAATGTATTCCCTTTCGTAATAATATTCTTTTCTATAATTGAATTGTTGTCCCGCCTCGCAAGTAtttgtattaataattttccaaattgtccATTCCTTACGGGTTCCTATTGGCCCATGTTCCTTCAGTTCCTGAGGTTCCTTCGGGTTCCTGAGGTTCTGGCGAAACAAGTTCTACATGGTACTTGGCGAAAAATTAGAGCTCATGACCCCTTGATGGTCTCCCCAGCGCAACCGTCAATCATAAGCGATGCCCATTAACTTGGCTGTTGCGCAAGAGTTTAGCTCAGCGGACCAGAAAAAATCAGGGGATCGCGAATAGTGGCGAATCTGGTGAATAGTGCACGGGGTCATCGACGTGAGCTCCGTTTCCCCAACGGAATGGATCCGATCCGACGGTATAgaatggagtggagtggagtggagtggagtaaCTGGCCGTGATATTGTTTCTGCGACTTCGTAATTCGCGTTACGCCTtatggcaaacaaattaatttgagGAGATTGAGTCAGTGCGCCTGCGTAGTCAATTTGGCGCGCtttataaataaagcttagCGTTATGCCTTACGATT is part of the Drosophila sechellia strain sech25 chromosome 3R, ASM438219v1, whole genome shotgun sequence genome and encodes:
- the LOC6612752 gene encoding trypsin alpha-4; protein product: MMYKLWWQLLLLQASGCLSLESRPDPRIVGGFPADIANIPYIVSIQLYGIHHCGGSIINNHTILTAAHCLTGVPHRLLKVKVGGTSRYRKDGELFSVADLQTHEKFNPKTMDYDIGVIRLTKNLTLSRKVKAIPINPERVADGTYATIAGWGFKSMNGPPSDRLRYARVPIVNQTACRNLLGKTVTDRMLCAGYLKGGTDACQMDSGGPLSVREQLVGIVSWGVGCALADKPGVYSRLDALYPWLDQVLNKSK